Proteins encoded by one window of Cyanobacteriota bacterium:
- the def gene encoding peptide deformylase — protein sequence MAVDVLVEKKKLAKPPLKVHQLGDRVLRQTAKRVSKVDDELRTLVREMLQTMYSQNGIGLAAPQIAIQKQLLVIDCQPDEATTPPLVMINPVINQVSDDLAVDQEGCLSIPGVFLDVRRPEIIDVSFKDEHGRPQRMMASGLLARVIQHEMDHLNGVLFVDRVENELALNQELSKHGFSQQAVRPIR from the coding sequence ATGGCAGTTGACGTGTTAGTTGAGAAGAAGAAACTTGCAAAGCCACCCCTGAAGGTTCATCAGCTAGGCGATCGAGTCTTACGCCAGACCGCCAAGCGCGTCAGCAAGGTGGATGATGAACTGCGGACGTTGGTTCGAGAAATGCTGCAAACGATGTACAGTCAAAACGGCATTGGTCTTGCTGCCCCTCAGATTGCCATTCAAAAACAGTTGCTCGTGATAGATTGCCAGCCCGACGAAGCTACAACTCCCCCCTTGGTGATGATTAACCCAGTCATCAATCAAGTCAGCGACGATTTGGCAGTTGACCAAGAAGGGTGTCTAAGCATTCCTGGTGTATTTTTGGATGTACGCCGCCCTGAAATCATTGATGTGTCCTTTAAGGATGAACATGGTCGTCCTCAGCGCATGATGGCCTCAGGTTTGTTAGCGCGGGTAATTCAACACGAAATGGATCATTTGAACGGTGTGTTGTTTGTCGATCGAGTTGAAAACGAACTTGCTCTGAACCAAGAACTGAGCAAGCACGGCTTTTCTCAACAAGCAGTGCGCCCTATCCGCTAA